A portion of the Limosilactobacillus reuteri genome contains these proteins:
- the deoC gene encoding deoxyribose-phosphate aldolase, translating into MKLTQAQLAKYMDHTMLKPEATPEMIDKTVEEARKYNTASVCINPYWVKRVHEGLEGTDINTCTVIGFPLGATSTESKVFETKQAIEDGADEIDMVINIGELKAGNDDAVVADIKAVADATHEKGKLLKVIIENALLTDEEKARASKLTVKGDADFVKTSTGFSTSGAKVDDVKIMREAVGPDFKIKAAGGIHSLQEAYDMIEAGANRLGVSASVQILEEAAKQ; encoded by the coding sequence ATGAAGTTAACACAAGCGCAATTAGCAAAATACATGGATCACACAATGCTTAAACCAGAAGCTACCCCCGAAATGATTGATAAGACAGTTGAAGAAGCTCGTAAATACAATACAGCTTCAGTTTGTATCAATCCTTACTGGGTTAAGCGAGTTCATGAAGGATTAGAAGGTACTGATATTAACACTTGTACAGTTATCGGCTTCCCTCTCGGTGCAACTTCAACAGAAAGCAAAGTTTTTGAAACTAAGCAGGCAATTGAAGATGGCGCCGATGAAATTGATATGGTTATCAATATCGGTGAATTAAAAGCAGGAAATGATGATGCGGTTGTTGCTGATATTAAGGCGGTTGCTGATGCTACTCACGAAAAGGGTAAACTTCTTAAAGTTATTATTGAAAATGCTCTTCTTACTGACGAAGAAAAAGCACGTGCAAGTAAGCTTACTGTAAAAGGTGATGCTGACTTTGTAAAGACTTCAACTGGTTTTTCAACTTCAGGAGCGAAGGTAGACGACGTTAAGATTATGCGTGAAGCAGTTGGACCAGACTTTAAGATTAAGGCAGCTGGTGGAATTCACAGCCTTCAAGAAGCTTACGATATGATTGAAGCTGGTGCTAACCGTTTAGGTGTTTCCGCTTCTGTTCAAATCTTAGAAGAAGCCGCAAA
- a CDS encoding DUF1129 domain-containing protein, which translates to MSEEQPRNAQAGQRQKRLEKERRQANGNAFSNYDLTRKNEDFMYQLNKQLDRLGVPSDKKDPMLKETIDKLLVGQKKGQTARALFGTPTEYAKELKNPKPTPAEASKQSIKLLAIDNMLIFLSIFTFMFGLMFWLSPAAMQTKNAGSSGITAILIVAITGGLIFGYVATQVQPQINKKGKRVSKKPLWQRILLIVAGLAAWLIIYMLVSMLPNVINPRLNPWVYIGIGVITFIGDMYFRSRFHVTGSLYGNRAPRR; encoded by the coding sequence GTGAGTGAAGAACAACCACGGAATGCACAAGCCGGCCAACGTCAAAAACGATTAGAAAAGGAACGTCGGCAAGCAAATGGGAATGCTTTTAGCAACTATGATCTAACACGAAAAAATGAAGATTTTATGTATCAATTAAATAAACAGTTGGATCGTCTCGGTGTTCCTTCTGATAAGAAAGACCCAATGCTAAAGGAAACCATTGATAAATTGCTAGTAGGACAAAAGAAGGGACAAACTGCGCGGGCATTATTTGGTACGCCAACTGAATATGCTAAAGAATTGAAGAATCCTAAGCCAACTCCTGCTGAAGCAAGTAAGCAATCAATTAAGTTATTGGCAATTGATAATATGCTGATTTTCTTAAGTATCTTTACGTTTATGTTTGGTTTAATGTTTTGGTTATCACCAGCTGCAATGCAAACAAAGAATGCTGGAAGTAGTGGTATTACCGCAATCTTAATCGTAGCAATCACTGGAGGGTTGATTTTTGGTTATGTGGCTACCCAGGTTCAACCGCAAATTAATAAGAAGGGTAAACGGGTAAGCAAGAAGCCATTATGGCAACGGATTCTTTTAATCGTTGCCGGGTTAGCAGCTTGGTTAATTATTTACATGCTTGTAAGTATGTTGCCAAATGTAATCAACCCACGGCTTAATCCATGGGTCTACATTGGCATCGGAGTTATTACTTTCATTGGGGATATGTACTTCCGGTCTAGATTCCATGTTACAGGCTCCCTTTATGGTAATCGTGCGCCGCGGCGTTAA